In a genomic window of Neisseria flavescens:
- a CDS encoding peptide chain release factor 3 translates to MSQEILDQVRRRRTFAIISHPDAGKTTLTEKLLLFSGAIQSAGTVKGKKTGKFATSDWMDIEKQRGISVASSVMQFDYKDHTVNLLDTPGHQDFSEDTYRVLTAVDSALMVIDAAKGVEAQTIKLLNVCRLRDTPIVTFMNKYDREVRDSLELLDEVENILKIRCAPVTWPIGMGKNFKGVYHILNDEIYLFEAGGERLPHEFDIIKGIDNPELEQRFPLEIQQLRDEIELVQAASNEFNLDEFLAGELTPVFFGSAINNFGIQEILNSLIEWAPAPKPRDATVRMVEPDEPKFSGFIFKIQANMDPKHRDRIAFLRVCSGKFERGMKMKHLRINREIAASSVVTFMSHDRELVEEAYAGDIIGIPNHGNIQIGDSFSEGEQLAFTGIPFFAPELFRSVRIKNPLKIKQLQKGLQQLGEEGAVQVFKPMSGADLILGAVGVLQFEVVTSRLANEYGVEAVFDSASIWSARWVSCDDKKKLAEFEKANAGNLAIDAGGNLAYLAPNRVNLNLTQERWPDIVFHETREHSVKL, encoded by the coding sequence ATGTCCCAAGAAATCCTCGACCAAGTGCGCCGCCGCCGCACGTTTGCCATCATCTCCCACCCCGACGCGGGTAAAACCACGCTGACCGAAAAACTCTTGCTGTTTTCAGGCGCGATTCAAAGCGCGGGTACGGTAAAAGGCAAGAAAACCGGCAAATTCGCTACCTCCGACTGGATGGACATCGAGAAGCAGCGCGGCATTTCCGTGGCATCAAGCGTGATGCAGTTCGACTACAAAGACCACACCGTCAACCTCTTGGACACGCCGGGACACCAAGACTTCTCCGAAGACACCTACCGCGTTCTGACCGCCGTGGACAGCGCATTAATGGTTATCGACGCGGCAAAAGGCGTGGAAGCGCAAACCATCAAACTCTTGAACGTCTGCCGCCTGCGCGATACGCCGATTGTTACCTTTATGAACAAATACGACCGCGAAGTGCGCGATTCGCTGGAACTTTTGGACGAAGTGGAAAATATTTTAAAAATCCGCTGCGCGCCCGTAACCTGGCCGATCGGTATGGGCAAAAACTTCAAGGGCGTGTACCACATCCTGAACGACGAAATCTATCTCTTTGAAGCCGGCGGCGAACGTCTGCCGCACGAATTCGACATCATCAAAGGCATAGACAATCCCGAATTGGAACAACGCTTTCCGTTGGAAATCCAACAGTTGCGCGACGAAATCGAATTGGTGCAGGCGGCTTCCAACGAATTCAATCTCGACGAATTCCTCGCCGGAGAACTCACGCCCGTGTTCTTCGGCTCGGCGATTAACAACTTCGGTATTCAGGAAATCCTCAATTCATTGATTGAATGGGCACCTGCGCCGAAACCGCGCGATGCGACCGTACGCATGGTTGAGCCTGACGAACCTAAGTTCTCCGGATTTATCTTCAAAATCCAAGCCAATATGGACCCGAAACACCGCGACCGTATCGCCTTCTTGCGCGTCTGCTCTGGTAAATTCGAGCGAGGCATGAAGATGAAACACCTGCGTATCAACCGCGAAATTGCCGCCTCCAGCGTGGTAACCTTCATGTCGCACGACCGTGAGCTGGTGGAAGAAGCCTACGCCGGCGATATTATCGGTATCCCGAACCACGGCAACATCCAAATCGGCGACAGCTTCTCCGAAGGCGAACAACTGGCGTTCACCGGCATCCCCTTCTTCGCACCCGAACTGTTCCGCAGCGTCCGCATCAAAAACCCGCTGAAAATCAAGCAACTGCAAAAAGGTTTGCAACAGCTTGGCGAAGAAGGCGCGGTACAGGTTTTCAAACCGATGAGCGGCGCAGATTTGATTTTGGGCGCGGTCGGCGTGTTGCAGTTTGAAGTCGTTACCTCGCGGCTGGCCAACGAATACGGCGTAGAAGCCGTGTTCGACAGCGCATCCATCTGGTCGGCGCGCTGGGTATCGTGCGACGACAAGAAAAAACTGGCGGAGTTTGAAAAAGCCAACGCGGGCAATCTGGCGATAGACGCAGGCGGCAACCTCGCCTACCTCGCCCCCAACCGCGTCAACCTGAATCTGACGCAAGAACGCTGGCCGGACATCGTGTTCCACGAAACACGCGAGCATTCGGTTAAACTGTAA
- a CDS encoding NADH-dependent flavin oxidoreductase yields MNPKYAPLFQTYTLNNGVTIKNRLVVAPMTHFGSQADGLISDQERTFLSNRAGDMGLFITAATLVQKDGKAFHGQPEATGEHCLDSLEETAQILQQQGAKAMLQIHHGGSKAIDDLLDGLDKISASASEAEHAREATEKEVEALIASYAQAADLALRAGFDGVEIHGANTYLIQQFYSAQSNRRNDQWGGSLENRMRFPLAVIDAVVAVREKHQRDDFIIGYRFSPEEPGDDGLTMTETGALIDALVQKPLQYLHVSLWEFDKKIRRGGDTAQTRMQFIHERINGKLPLIGVGNLFTADQILAAYETGWAEFIALGKTVMINPHIATQIREGREDEIKTQLDPTRADHYGLPDTLWGFASSGTQSWLPPVKGAEWKPMDI; encoded by the coding sequence ATGAATCCAAAATACGCCCCACTCTTTCAAACATACACCCTCAATAACGGCGTAACCATCAAAAACCGCCTTGTCGTCGCACCCATGACCCATTTCGGCTCACAAGCCGACGGTTTGATCAGCGACCAAGAGCGTACCTTCCTCAGCAACCGCGCAGGCGATATGGGCTTGTTTATCACTGCCGCCACTTTGGTTCAAAAAGACGGCAAAGCCTTTCACGGCCAACCTGAAGCCACAGGCGAACACTGCCTCGACAGCCTGGAAGAAACCGCACAAATCCTGCAACAACAAGGCGCAAAAGCAATGTTGCAAATCCATCACGGCGGTTCCAAAGCCATTGATGACCTTTTGGACGGTCTCGACAAAATCAGCGCTTCCGCCAGCGAAGCCGAACACGCGCGCGAAGCGACCGAAAAAGAAGTCGAAGCACTCATCGCTTCTTATGCGCAAGCCGCCGATTTGGCGCTTCGTGCCGGTTTTGACGGCGTGGAAATCCACGGTGCCAATACCTATCTGATCCAACAGTTTTACTCTGCCCAAAGCAACCGCCGCAACGACCAATGGGGCGGCAGCTTGGAAAACAGAATGCGCTTCCCGCTGGCCGTTATTGATGCCGTGGTTGCCGTCCGTGAAAAACACCAGCGCGACGACTTCATTATCGGCTACCGCTTCTCCCCCGAAGAGCCGGGCGATGACGGCTTAACCATGACCGAAACCGGCGCACTGATTGACGCATTGGTGCAAAAACCGCTGCAATATCTGCACGTTTCCCTGTGGGAATTTGATAAAAAAATCCGTCGCGGCGGCGATACCGCGCAAACCCGTATGCAGTTTATCCACGAACGCATCAACGGCAAACTGCCGCTTATCGGCGTGGGCAACCTGTTTACCGCCGACCAAATTTTGGCCGCCTATGAAACCGGCTGGGCGGAATTTATCGCATTGGGCAAAACCGTGATGATTAATCCGCACATTGCCACGCAAATCCGTGAAGGCCGCGAAGATGAAATCAAAACGCAACTCGACCCAACGCGTGCCGACCATTACGGCTTACCCGACACCTTGTGGGGCTTTGCCTCCAGCGGTACGCAATCATGGCTGCCGCCGGTAAAAGGCGCAGAATGGAAACCGATGGATATTTAA
- a CDS encoding GNAT family N-acetyltransferase, which translates to MNPIGTKTIQTERLLLRPFQLEDASAMFKNWSSDAEVTHYLTWLPHESVEVTKENLKRWVDGYQNPLQFKWAIVFNNEVVGSIDVVHLEEKPDAVEIGYALSRKCWGKGIMTEALIAVIDYLLEEAGCNRVAARHDVNNPASGKVMLKAGMTYEGTLRQYGKNNQGICDMAYYSIIKADRLK; encoded by the coding sequence ATGAATCCAATAGGAACAAAAACAATTCAGACAGAACGATTGCTACTCAGACCTTTTCAACTAGAAGATGCGTCAGCGATGTTTAAAAACTGGTCGAGTGATGCAGAAGTGACGCATTATTTGACGTGGCTTCCACATGAATCTGTCGAGGTCACGAAGGAGAACCTTAAACGGTGGGTAGACGGCTATCAAAATCCACTTCAATTCAAATGGGCAATCGTATTTAACAATGAGGTTGTTGGTAGTATTGATGTTGTGCATTTAGAAGAAAAGCCGGATGCTGTGGAAATCGGATATGCACTTAGTCGCAAATGCTGGGGAAAAGGAATTATGACAGAAGCGCTTATTGCAGTAATCGATTATCTCTTAGAAGAAGCAGGCTGTAATAGAGTAGCCGCGCGTCACGATGTGAATAATCCAGCCAGCGGAAAAGTGATGCTAAAAGCTGGAATGACTTATGAAGGCACGCTAAGACAATATGGCAAGAATAATCAAGGTATCTGTGATATGGCATATTATTCAATCATTAAAGCGGATAGATTGAAGTAA
- a CDS encoding 2,3-butanediol dehydrogenase codes for MKAARFYNKGDIRIEDIPEPTVAPGTVGINVAWCGICGTDLHEFMEGPIFIPPCGHPHPISGESAPVTMGHEFSGVVYAVGEGVDDIKVGQHVVVEPYIIRDDVPTGEGSNYHLSKDMNFIGLGGCGGGLSEKIAVKRRWVHPISDKIPLDQAALIEPLSVGHHAYVRSGAKAGDVALVGGAGPIGLLLAAVLKAKGIKVIITELSKARKDKARESGVADYILDPSEVDVVEEVKKLTNGEGVDVAFECTSVNKVLDTLVAACKPAANLVIVSIWSHPATINVHSVVMKELDVRGTIAYCNDHAETIKLVEEGKINLEPFITQRIKLDELISEGFERLIHNNESAVKIIVNPNL; via the coding sequence ATGAAAGCAGCACGTTTTTATAACAAAGGCGACATCCGCATCGAAGACATTCCCGAGCCAACCGTCGCTCCGGGTACTGTCGGCATCAATGTTGCTTGGTGCGGTATCTGCGGTACCGACCTGCACGAATTCATGGAAGGCCCGATTTTCATTCCGCCTTGCGGCCATCCGCACCCAATCTCCGGCGAGTCAGCGCCAGTTACCATGGGTCACGAGTTCTCCGGTGTAGTTTATGCTGTAGGCGAAGGCGTGGACGACATCAAAGTCGGCCAACACGTTGTTGTCGAACCCTACATCATCCGCGACGACGTACCGACCGGCGAAGGCAGCAACTACCACCTCTCCAAAGACATGAACTTCATCGGCTTGGGCGGTTGCGGCGGCGGCTTGTCTGAAAAAATTGCCGTCAAACGCCGTTGGGTACACCCTATTTCCGACAAAATCCCGTTAGACCAAGCCGCTTTGATTGAACCCCTGTCCGTCGGTCATCACGCCTACGTCCGCAGCGGCGCGAAAGCAGGCGACGTCGCATTGGTCGGCGGCGCAGGCCCTATCGGTTTGCTGCTTGCCGCCGTGTTGAAAGCCAAAGGCATCAAGGTCATCATCACCGAATTGAGCAAGGCGCGCAAAGACAAAGCCCGCGAATCCGGCGTTGCCGATTACATCCTCGACCCGTCCGAAGTCGACGTCGTCGAAGAAGTGAAAAAACTGACTAACGGCGAAGGCGTGGATGTCGCATTCGAATGCACCAGCGTCAACAAAGTGTTGGATACTTTGGTGGCCGCCTGCAAACCCGCTGCCAACTTGGTCATCGTATCCATTTGGAGCCACCCCGCCACCATCAACGTCCACAGCGTTGTGATGAAAGAGTTGGACGTGCGCGGCACCATCGCCTACTGCAACGACCACGCCGAAACTATCAAATTGGTTGAAGAAGGCAAAATCAACCTCGAGCCTTTCATCACCCAGCGCATCAAACTGGACGAATTGATTTCCGAAGGCTTCGAGCGCTTGATCCACAACAACGAATCCGCAGTAAAAATCATTGTTAATCCCAATCTTTAA
- a CDS encoding histone deacetylase family protein: MLKKIIWRVRTLLRRLLGKNARTVWISHPIFLRHQPGTNHPDKPERISAIQATLKKEGIWRHLQTAKAPEIKDAQLALVHSRNYLHELEAAQPLPGKIHRIDDDTVICHDSLKAARFAAGAVVKAVDMVMNKKAWHAFCAIRPPGHHAHSNSASGFCLVNNIAAGVMHAIAQYRLQRIAVIDFDAHFGDGTAEILRDDPRVMFFNLFETDIFPFPEAEQYACSKNMLHTPLKPGTGSRIFHTTIREQWLPKLTAFHPELVLLSAGFDGHKQDETGRLNLHEADFAWLTHKIVQATASCQGRVVSVLEGGYTLESMSKSAAAHIRVLAGLSKADYVIAYQKHLKRDKSNNPTQ; this comes from the coding sequence ATGCTTAAAAAAATCATTTGGCGCGTGCGTACCCTGCTGCGTCGACTACTCGGCAAAAATGCCCGCACCGTATGGATTTCCCATCCGATATTTTTGCGGCACCAGCCGGGCACCAACCACCCCGACAAGCCTGAACGCATCAGCGCCATTCAAGCCACCTTAAAAAAGGAAGGCATTTGGCGTCATCTGCAAACCGCTAAAGCGCCCGAAATCAAAGATGCGCAACTGGCATTGGTCCACTCGCGCAACTATCTGCACGAATTGGAGGCCGCCCAGCCGCTTCCAGGAAAAATCCACCGCATCGATGATGATACGGTCATCTGCCACGACTCCCTTAAAGCCGCCCGTTTTGCAGCCGGTGCCGTTGTCAAAGCAGTCGATATGGTGATGAACAAAAAGGCCTGGCATGCTTTTTGCGCCATCCGCCCACCCGGCCACCATGCCCACAGCAACAGCGCCAGCGGATTCTGCCTCGTCAACAACATCGCCGCCGGTGTGATGCACGCCATTGCCCAATATCGCTTGCAACGCATCGCCGTCATCGATTTCGACGCCCACTTCGGCGACGGTACGGCGGAGATTCTACGAGACGATCCGCGCGTGATGTTTTTCAACCTATTTGAAACCGACATCTTCCCCTTCCCGGAGGCGGAACAATACGCCTGCAGTAAAAATATGCTGCATACGCCCCTCAAACCGGGCACAGGCAGCCGTATCTTCCATACGACCATCCGTGAACAATGGCTGCCCAAGCTCACGGCTTTCCATCCCGAGTTGGTGTTACTTTCAGCAGGTTTTGACGGGCACAAACAAGACGAAACAGGCCGTCTGAACCTGCATGAAGCCGATTTTGCCTGGCTGACGCACAAAATCGTCCAAGCAACGGCAAGCTGTCAGGGGCGTGTCGTTTCCGTACTGGAAGGCGGCTACACTTTGGAATCCATGTCCAAATCCGCCGCCGCCCACATCCGCGTATTGGCGGGCTTGAGCAAGGCCGATTACGTCATCGCCTACCAAAAGCATTTGAAGCGTGACAAAAGTAACAATCCTACGCAATAA
- the yajC gene encoding preprotein translocase subunit YajC has translation MNQAVAQFAPLLLIMVVFYFLIMRPQQKKFKAHQAMLAALKVGDKVVLAAGFKGRVTKVGEQFYTVDIGQGARIEVEVERNAIAAKAE, from the coding sequence ATGAATCAAGCTGTGGCTCAATTTGCCCCCTTACTGCTGATTATGGTGGTGTTTTACTTCCTGATTATGCGTCCTCAACAAAAGAAATTCAAAGCACACCAAGCTATGCTGGCTGCTTTGAAAGTAGGCGATAAAGTCGTTTTGGCTGCAGGTTTCAAAGGCCGCGTGACCAAAGTTGGCGAGCAATTCTACACTGTCGACATCGGCCAAGGTGCGAGAATCGAAGTAGAAGTGGAACGCAACGCGATTGCCGCGAAAGCTGAATAA
- the secD gene encoding protein translocase subunit SecD: MNRYPLWKYLLIAFTIVVAAVYSLPNLFGETPAVQVSTNRQAIVINEQTQSKVDAALKQAGIQTDGMFVVDNSLKVRFKDTETQLKARDIIENTLGEGYITALNLLADSPEWMAKIKANPMFLGLDLRGGVHFTMQVDMKAAMQKTFERYAGDIRRELRREKIRTGTVHQAENGLTVPLQDAADVQKALPQLQKMFPEATLLADGNNIVLTLSEEAINKVRSDAVKQNINTLHNRVNELGVAEPVIQQSGLDRIVVQLPGVQDTAKAKDIIGRTATLEVRMVEDDPIKLQEALNGNVPTGYELLSSGGDRPETILVSKQVELTGDNINDAQPSFDQVGAPAVSLSLDSAGGSIFGELTSANVGKRMAMVLIDQGKSEVVTAPVIRSAITGGRVEISGSMTTAEANDTSLLLRAGSLAAPMQIVEERTIGPSLGKENIEKGFNSTLWGFAAVAAFMVVYYRLMGFFSTIALSTNILFLLGILSAMQATLTLPGIAALALTLGMAIDSNVLINERIREELRGGMPPQQAINLGFQHAWATIVDSNLTSLIAGIALLVFGSGPVRGFAVVHCIGILTSMYSSVVVFRALVNLWYGRRRKLRNISIGAVWKPKAEMAEGKE; the protein is encoded by the coding sequence ATGAACCGTTATCCTTTATGGAAATACCTGCTGATTGCGTTCACGATTGTGGTTGCGGCTGTATATTCGCTGCCCAACCTTTTCGGTGAAACGCCTGCCGTACAGGTATCAACCAACCGACAAGCCATCGTTATCAATGAGCAAACCCAGTCTAAAGTAGATGCCGCACTGAAGCAGGCCGGTATTCAGACTGATGGGATGTTTGTCGTCGACAATTCGTTGAAAGTGCGTTTCAAAGACACTGAAACGCAATTGAAAGCACGCGACATCATCGAAAATACTTTGGGCGAAGGTTATATTACCGCACTCAATCTTTTGGCAGACAGTCCTGAGTGGATGGCGAAAATCAAAGCTAATCCGATGTTCTTGGGTCTGGACTTGCGCGGCGGCGTGCATTTCACCATGCAGGTGGACATGAAAGCCGCTATGCAGAAAACGTTTGAACGTTATGCCGGCGATATCCGCCGCGAATTGCGTCGCGAAAAAATCCGTACCGGTACGGTGCATCAGGCTGAAAACGGTCTGACCGTGCCTCTGCAAGATGCTGCCGATGTACAAAAGGCCTTGCCTCAGTTGCAAAAGATGTTCCCTGAAGCTACTTTACTTGCAGACGGCAACAATATCGTGCTGACTCTGTCTGAAGAGGCGATCAATAAAGTACGCTCTGATGCGGTAAAACAAAACATCAATACTTTGCACAATCGTGTGAACGAATTGGGTGTGGCAGAACCGGTTATCCAACAATCCGGTCTTGACCGCATTGTTGTACAGCTGCCGGGTGTACAAGATACTGCCAAAGCAAAAGACATTATCGGTCGTACCGCGACTTTGGAAGTTCGCATGGTGGAAGACGATCCGATTAAATTGCAAGAAGCCTTAAACGGTAATGTACCGACTGGTTATGAGTTGCTGTCAAGCGGTGGCGATCGTCCGGAAACTATTTTGGTCAGCAAACAAGTTGAACTGACCGGCGACAACATCAACGACGCGCAACCTAGCTTTGACCAAGTGGGTGCGCCTGCCGTGAGCCTGAGCTTGGACAGCGCAGGTGGCAGCATTTTTGGCGAATTGACTTCAGCCAATGTGGGTAAACGTATGGCTATGGTGTTGATCGACCAAGGTAAATCCGAAGTCGTGACCGCGCCTGTCATCCGCTCCGCCATTACCGGTGGCCGTGTGGAAATTTCCGGCAGCATGACAACTGCCGAAGCCAACGATACGTCATTGTTGCTGCGTGCAGGCTCGCTGGCTGCGCCTATGCAGATTGTCGAAGAACGTACCATCGGCCCGTCTTTGGGTAAAGAAAACATTGAAAAAGGCTTCAATTCCACCTTGTGGGGCTTTGCCGCCGTTGCTGCATTTATGGTGGTTTACTACCGCCTGATGGGTTTCTTCTCTACCATCGCTTTGAGTACCAATATCTTGTTCTTGTTAGGTATTTTGTCTGCCATGCAGGCAACGCTGACCTTGCCGGGTATTGCCGCGTTGGCATTGACATTGGGTATGGCGATTGACTCCAACGTATTGATTAACGAGCGTATCCGTGAAGAATTGCGCGGAGGTATGCCACCTCAGCAGGCAATCAATCTGGGTTTCCAACATGCTTGGGCAACCATTGTCGACTCTAACTTGACTTCTCTGATTGCCGGTATTGCTTTGTTGGTATTCGGTTCCGGTCCTGTACGCGGTTTTGCCGTTGTACACTGTATCGGTATTCTGACCTCGATGTATTCATCTGTGGTCGTGTTCCGTGCTTTGGTCAACCTGTGGTACGGCCGCCGTCGCAAATTGCGGAATATTTCCATTGGTGCGGTATGGAAGCCGAAAGCTGAAATGGCAGAAGGCAAGGAGTAA
- the secF gene encoding protein translocase subunit SecF — MELFKIKRDIPFMSYGKLTTFISLVTFIAAVFFLVTKGLNFSVEFTGGTVMEVQYQQGVDVNKTRERLDTLKMGDVQVQALGTNKHIMIRLPNKEGVTSAQLSNQVMDLLKKDNPDVALRQVEFIGPQVGEELVTNGLMALGFVVAGIIIYLSMRFEWRFAVSAIIANMHDIVIILGCFAFFQWEFSLTVLAGILAVLGYSVNESVVVFDRIRENFRKPHMRGHTVPEVIDNAITATMSRTIITHGSTEAMVVSMLVFGGAALHGFSTALTIGIVFGIYSSVLVASPLLLMFGLSRENIAKEVKKKEEVVV; from the coding sequence ATGGAATTATTTAAAATCAAACGCGATATTCCGTTTATGAGCTACGGCAAACTGACGACTTTTATTTCGTTGGTTACGTTTATCGCTGCCGTGTTCTTTTTGGTAACCAAAGGCCTGAATTTCTCCGTCGAATTTACCGGCGGTACGGTGATGGAAGTCCAATATCAGCAGGGCGTGGATGTGAATAAAACGCGCGAACGCCTCGATACGCTGAAAATGGGTGATGTACAGGTTCAGGCACTGGGTACGAACAAACACATCATGATTCGCCTGCCGAATAAAGAAGGCGTAACGTCTGCCCAGCTGTCCAACCAAGTGATGGATTTGCTGAAAAAAGACAATCCTGACGTTGCTTTGCGCCAAGTCGAATTCATCGGCCCTCAGGTTGGTGAAGAACTGGTTACCAATGGTTTGATGGCCTTGGGCTTCGTGGTGGCGGGTATTATTATTTACTTGTCCATGCGTTTTGAGTGGCGTTTTGCAGTGTCCGCGATTATTGCGAATATGCACGACATCGTGATTATTCTCGGCTGTTTCGCCTTCTTCCAATGGGAATTCTCATTGACTGTCTTGGCAGGTATCTTGGCAGTTTTGGGTTATTCCGTGAACGAATCTGTGGTTGTGTTTGACCGTATTCGTGAAAACTTCCGTAAGCCGCATATGCGCGGCCATACTGTGCCGGAAGTCATCGACAACGCGATTACTGCAACCATGAGCCGTACCATCATTACCCACGGTTCGACCGAGGCAATGGTTGTTTCTATGCTGGTGTTCGGTGGCGCAGCCTTGCACGGTTTCTCTACGGCGCTGACCATCGGTATCGTGTTCGGTATTTACTCTTCCGTATTGGTTGCCAGTCCGCTCTTGCTGATGTTTGGCTTGAGTCGTGAGAACATTGCCAAAGAAGTGAAGAAAAAAGAAGAAGTTGTAGTCTAA
- a CDS encoding nitroreductase family protein yields MDALNLLTTRRSSKKLTAPAPNAEQLEQMLQAATQVPDHGNMRPYRFTVIQSEDGLQRFRELLSKTVTELNFGDDAMKKAERIGNMAPMIIGVTFTPNREVAKPKPEWEQMLTAGCAAYALQLAASAQGFDNVWITGMWVNSPLLREAFECADKDKIIGLMMIGSPTEEGGGPKNTNLKCFTTYW; encoded by the coding sequence ATGGATGCCTTAAATCTCCTCACCACGCGTCGCTCTTCCAAAAAACTGACTGCTCCGGCACCCAATGCCGAGCAACTGGAACAAATGCTGCAAGCGGCAACACAAGTTCCTGATCACGGCAATATGCGCCCTTACCGCTTTACCGTTATTCAAAGCGAGGACGGCTTACAACGTTTCCGCGAGCTGTTGAGCAAGACCGTTACCGAACTCAACTTCGGCGATGATGCCATGAAAAAAGCCGAACGCATTGGGAACATGGCACCTATGATTATCGGCGTTACATTTACGCCGAACCGTGAAGTGGCAAAACCCAAACCTGAATGGGAGCAAATGCTGACTGCCGGCTGCGCCGCCTATGCTTTGCAACTGGCTGCTTCAGCCCAAGGCTTTGACAATGTTTGGATTACGGGCATGTGGGTCAATAGCCCATTGTTGCGCGAAGCATTTGAGTGTGCCGACAAAGACAAAATCATCGGCCTGATGATGATTGGTTCGCCGACCGAAGAAGGCGGCGGCCCGAAAAATACCAACTTGAAATGTTTTACAACTTATTGGTAA
- a CDS encoding calcium-binding protein: MCLHRRQPAPFSHFQAAIYGDNDTIIDNQGINTLKFSDGLSNAKLNLKTIHNDDGSQSWEITSEQGSALIQNQIGADGSISIDRFQFNDQTYTAAQFQQAFQALKAETIKFVGTNSDDTLHGDAGNNEIDGGNDGHDTLYGHDGDDILREHSETYYGNEPASDDKLYGGNGNDKLYAHVGTDLLDGGAGNDYLEGGEHNDTYVFGKGYGHDTIFDYNFGSDSEASLHRLNANVVKFTGGITLDDLEITVEKGYDKTGIANMPDSNQFVSNPLLDGDTWHIRIKGTDDVLTIKNQSGIYGAISEFQFDGNTSYSTGELINHFKLSIPHMIGNTNIVQYTGQPVEELNRDVYNNFNHTIHADSDNNDLDLSRYTSVVEYRGNRSDETITLGHGITIVDTSSGNDTITDPDADNTVIMFGRNSGNDTFNPYGGSDTQVLFKEGLALKDLQLKTGDDWVLTIKDTGDPLTIHDIANNNVDSFVFGNGKSYTTDEINKALITENTQNNGIL, translated from the coding sequence GTGTGTTTACATCGCAGGCAGCCTGCCCCCTTTTCCCATTTTCAGGCTGCTATCTACGGCGACAACGATACCATTATCGACAACCAAGGCATCAATACCCTCAAGTTTTCAGACGGCCTGAGCAATGCCAAGCTCAACCTGAAGACCATTCATAACGATGATGGCAGCCAAAGTTGGGAAATTACTTCGGAACAAGGTTCAGCCCTGATTCAAAACCAAATCGGCGCGGATGGCAGCATTTCCATCGACCGCTTCCAGTTCAATGACCAAACCTATACTGCCGCGCAGTTCCAACAAGCCTTCCAAGCTCTGAAGGCCGAAACCATTAAATTTGTCGGCACAAACAGCGACGATACCTTGCATGGCGATGCAGGCAACAATGAAATCGACGGCGGCAACGACGGCCATGACACACTATACGGCCACGATGGCGATGACATCTTGCGCGAACACAGCGAAACCTATTACGGCAACGAGCCCGCTTCCGACGATAAACTCTATGGTGGCAACGGCAATGACAAACTCTATGCCCATGTAGGCACCGACTTACTCGACGGCGGTGCAGGCAATGATTATCTGGAAGGCGGCGAACACAACGATACCTATGTTTTCGGAAAAGGTTACGGTCACGACACCATTTTTGACTACAACTTCGGTTCTGATAGCGAAGCAAGCCTACACAGACTCAACGCCAACGTCGTTAAATTTACCGGCGGCATTACCCTTGACGACCTCGAAATTACCGTTGAAAAAGGTTACGACAAAACCGGGATTGCCAACATGCCCGACAGCAACCAATTTGTATCTAATCCCCTGCTGGATGGCGACACATGGCATATCCGCATTAAAGGTACAGATGATGTTTTAACCATCAAAAACCAAAGCGGCATTTATGGTGCGATTTCCGAGTTTCAGTTTGACGGCAATACCTCATACAGCACAGGCGAGCTGATCAACCACTTCAAACTGTCCATCCCGCACATGATCGGCAATACAAACATCGTCCAATACACCGGCCAACCCGTTGAAGAACTCAACCGTGATGTGTACAACAACTTCAACCACACCATCCACGCCGATAGCGACAACAACGATTTAGATTTGTCGCGTTACACTTCTGTTGTCGAATACAGGGGCAATCGCAGCGATGAAACCATTACATTAGGACATGGCATCACCATCGTTGATACATCCAGCGGCAACGATACCATTACCGACCCGGATGCCGACAACACCGTTATCATGTTTGGCAGAAACAGCGGCAACGACACCTTTAATCCGTATGGTGGCAGCGATACCCAAGTCCTTTTCAAAGAAGGGCTTGCACTGAAAGATTTACAGTTGAAAACCGGCGATGATTGGGTCTTAACCATCAAAGATACAGGCGATCCCCTGACCATCCATGACATTGCCAACAATAATGTCGACAGCTTTGTATTCGGAAACGGTAAGAGCTACACCACCGACGAAATCAACAAAGCACTGATTACTGAAAATACACAAAACAACGGTATCCTGTAA